One Opitutales bacterium DNA window includes the following coding sequences:
- a CDS encoding cytochrome c produces MSHPTSFLDRYATPLGIVGIASLLLYMLWLVSLIGADDTEALAYIPEEREALLANILRDGERKLELGATDGSVTISMETAAKLVELRANSGEPLFGIDAQSAAAVASATGGLTVDPRYPLAEIPEIPDTPERNAELIELAKDVEQVEAGEMNFQALCMQCHGGPDLPGDNPTVIFDGRWFYVNTPSQIETLLYKGILEKGMPPWEGVLTPEMSGQIVAYILANKRD; encoded by the coding sequence ATGAGCCATCCGACTTCTTTCCTTGATCGCTACGCCACACCGCTTGGTATCGTAGGCATCGCCTCACTCCTCCTGTATATGCTTTGGCTGGTGTCATTGATTGGAGCTGATGATACTGAGGCCTTAGCCTATATCCCTGAAGAGAGAGAGGCATTATTAGCCAACATACTTCGTGATGGTGAACGCAAATTGGAACTGGGGGCTACCGATGGCAGCGTTACGATATCGATGGAGACTGCAGCTAAGCTCGTTGAGCTGCGGGCTAATTCAGGGGAGCCGCTTTTCGGCATTGATGCCCAATCGGCTGCTGCAGTTGCTAGTGCCACAGGTGGTCTGACTGTTGATCCGCGCTATCCACTTGCAGAGATACCTGAAATACCCGACACGCCCGAGCGAAATGCCGAGCTCATTGAATTGGCTAAAGATGTGGAACAGGTCGAAGCGGGAGAGATGAACTTTCAGGCCCTGTGTATGCAATGCCATGGTGGGCCGGATCTTCCGGGTGATAACCCTACTGTCATTTTTGATGGTCGATGGTTCTATGTAAACACGCCATCGCAGATCGAGACCCTCTTGTATAAAGGGATTCTAGAAAAGGGAATGCCCCCTTGGGAAGGTGTGCTCACTCCTGAAATGTCTGGGCAGATCGTGGCCTATATTCTCGCGAACAAGCGCGATTAA
- a CDS encoding flavin monoamine oxidase family protein — protein MSRRSFISKVGSVGGFAFAAMSALGLMSRASGQGVELSGLDTIGSEKAPTVLILGAGVAGMCAAYELKKLGIKSIILEPQAKAGGRCLTIRRGDRIVETTGAEQTCEFDEGAYFNPGPSRFPQWHITMNYCKELGVAIQPFVNLNENAFYYTEGADRGKLSGQRVRIREAKTDLRGYTAELLAKCIDQEALDLPMVAEDVEKLKDFLRYEGGLSRRTMSYSGHPRRGFEQWPGGGYQEGKLADPFELVDLVQAGFGQYFHRANEYEYFSQMFTPVGGMDKIATAFVEEVGDMIKYGCRVTEIRHRSGGGSRIIYEENGEQKEIEGDYCISTIPPTIMRKIQTDLPFQMTAAINIVPFQNSGKIGLQFKRRFWEEDDQVYGGISWNNLPIGEQWYPSEGFLGDKGIMGGYYIFGPTSDQVGRMTPAERTEFALSHGEKVHPQYRAEFENAFSVNWATLPHIEGCLAHFPKTMIKTFYPQLIEGDRETFIAASWASHIGGWQAGAFESARLVVKKVYDRIQAA, from the coding sequence ATGTCTCGCCGTTCTTTCATCAGCAAGGTGGGCTCAGTCGGTGGCTTCGCATTTGCTGCCATGTCGGCGCTTGGCCTTATGTCACGTGCATCAGGTCAAGGAGTTGAGCTCTCTGGTCTGGATACCATTGGTTCCGAGAAAGCGCCGACCGTACTTATTTTGGGTGCAGGCGTTGCCGGAATGTGTGCTGCATATGAGCTCAAAAAACTCGGGATTAAGTCCATTATCCTTGAGCCCCAAGCGAAAGCCGGTGGACGCTGCCTGACCATTCGTCGGGGAGATAGAATTGTTGAGACAACGGGTGCGGAACAAACCTGCGAATTTGACGAAGGTGCCTATTTCAATCCAGGGCCGTCACGTTTTCCTCAGTGGCATATCACGATGAACTATTGCAAGGAGCTCGGGGTAGCCATCCAGCCGTTTGTAAATCTCAACGAGAATGCATTTTATTACACGGAAGGCGCTGACCGCGGAAAGCTTTCCGGTCAGCGGGTTCGTATTCGCGAGGCGAAAACTGATCTGCGTGGTTATACCGCAGAACTTTTGGCTAAATGCATCGATCAGGAGGCGCTGGATTTGCCGATGGTGGCGGAAGACGTCGAAAAGCTAAAGGATTTCTTACGTTATGAGGGGGGCTTGTCTCGTCGCACAATGTCGTATTCTGGGCATCCACGGCGTGGCTTTGAACAGTGGCCTGGCGGCGGCTACCAAGAAGGAAAGTTGGCAGATCCGTTCGAACTCGTGGATTTGGTTCAAGCTGGCTTTGGGCAGTATTTCCACCGTGCCAACGAATATGAGTATTTTTCTCAAATGTTTACACCTGTGGGAGGTATGGACAAAATCGCCACCGCCTTCGTCGAAGAGGTGGGTGACATGATCAAATACGGCTGCCGCGTCACAGAAATACGCCACCGGTCGGGCGGAGGATCTCGAATCATATACGAGGAAAATGGCGAGCAAAAGGAAATCGAGGGTGATTACTGCATTTCAACGATACCGCCAACGATCATGCGGAAGATTCAGACTGATCTGCCGTTCCAAATGACAGCAGCGATCAATATCGTTCCCTTTCAGAATTCGGGTAAGATTGGTCTTCAATTCAAACGCCGCTTCTGGGAAGAGGATGATCAGGTCTATGGGGGTATTTCTTGGAATAATCTACCGATCGGTGAGCAATGGTACCCTAGCGAGGGCTTTCTCGGCGACAAAGGCATCATGGGAGGGTATTACATTTTCGGACCCACGAGCGACCAGGTGGGTCGCATGACTCCCGCTGAGCGCACCGAGTTTGCTTTGAGCCATGGAGAGAAAGTGCACCCTCAATATCGCGCCGAGTTCGAGAATGCTTTCTCTGTAAACTGGGCGACCCTGCCTCATATTGAAGGTTGTTTGGCTCACTTCCCCAAAACAATGATCAAGACATTTTATCCTCAATTGATCGAAGGGGATCGTGAGACGTTCATCGCAGCCAGTTGGGCGTCTCACATCGGTGGATGGCAAGCTGGAGCATTCGAATCTGCCCGCCTTGTAGTAAAAAAAGTCTATGACCGTATCCAGGCAGCTTGA